The following are encoded in a window of Nostoc sp. UHCC 0302 genomic DNA:
- a CDS encoding ASCH domain-containing protein yields the protein MKAISVRQPWAWGIIYSTKNIENRGWPINYRGDILIHAAKKCTKKEYESAFIFCKSIGIFIPELKSLRRGQVIGIVTIVDCRFSQVASGWGMPGQYHWLLENPREITPIPYIGQLGIFEIPDDLVKKVTTEATSVVNFQT from the coding sequence ATGAAAGCGATATCTGTTCGTCAGCCTTGGGCATGGGGAATTATCTACTCCACCAAAAACATAGAAAATCGTGGCTGGCCCATCAATTATCGAGGCGATATTCTCATCCATGCAGCGAAAAAGTGTACCAAGAAAGAATACGAAAGCGCCTTTATCTTCTGTAAAAGCATAGGTATATTTATTCCAGAGTTAAAAAGCCTCCGTCGTGGTCAAGTCATCGGCATCGTCACAATAGTTGACTGTCGGTTCTCACAAGTTGCGTCTGGCTGGGGGATGCCTGGGCAATACCATTGGCTGTTGGAGAATCCACGAGAGATCACACCGATTCCCTACATTGGGCAGTTGGGGATTTTTGAAATACCAGACGATTTGGTGAAGAAAGTAACAACAGAAGCAACCTCAGTGGTCAACTTCCAAACTTAG
- a CDS encoding SLOG family protein translates to MTKIIAGTGHRPEKLGGHNEEVFIRLIALCKVSLQKMQATEVISGMALGFDQAHEEAAIELQIPLIAAVPFKGQDDKWQPQDKERYEHILFQTSSIIYVDLLEEYSASSSGYSSEKMYKRNQYMVDHCDEVLALFNGAASGTGNCVNYAESLGKPIFNVWKSWVKYRGF, encoded by the coding sequence ATGACTAAAATCATTGCTGGTACAGGCCACCGTCCCGAAAAGCTTGGGGGACACAACGAAGAAGTTTTTATCCGATTAATAGCCTTATGCAAAGTGTCTCTCCAGAAAATGCAAGCTACGGAAGTCATTAGCGGTATGGCATTGGGATTCGACCAAGCCCATGAAGAGGCTGCAATTGAGTTACAAATCCCCTTGATTGCAGCAGTCCCATTCAAAGGACAAGATGATAAATGGCAGCCACAAGATAAAGAACGTTACGAACACATTCTGTTTCAAACTTCATCAATTATCTATGTTGATCTCCTTGAAGAATATTCAGCATCATCATCAGGATATAGCAGTGAGAAGATGTACAAGCGTAATCAATATATGGTGGATCACTGTGATGAAGTATTAGCGCTTTTTAATGGTGCGGCTAGTGGTACTGGTAACTGTGTTAATTATGCCGAGAGCTTGGGCAAGCCAATATTCAATGTTTGGAAGTCATGGGTTAAGTATCGGGGCTTTTGA
- a CDS encoding reverse transcriptase domain-containing protein, with amino-acid sequence MRNAETILSVIRDRGYRGLPLDDIYRQLFNLNLYLLAYSRIYKNDGTMTQGITSETADGMSIKKIENLIEDIRYERFRWTPVRRINIPKKNGKTRPLGIPTWKDKLIQEVIRLILEAYYEPQFSNSSHGFRQERGCHTALTVIDRTWQGTKWFIEGDIRGCFDNIDHKILMSILRETIQDNRFLRLIENLLKTGYCEQWKYYSTLSGTPQGSIVSPILANIYLDKFDKFIEQILIPEYTLGKHRAENPEYSKLVKLAWYYRKNGQVDKARQLEIKYQKMPSKNVRDPEYRRLNYVRYADDFLLGFIGSFQEAKEIKEKLKTFLAENLQLELSPEKTLITNARNEAASFLGYKILVQYSDDKHTNGKRSINGIIALRIPARFIEEKCTLYMRNGKPIHRPELINDDDFTIINIYQSEFRGYVQFYSLAQNIAWLRKLQWIMSSSLMKTLACKHKTSVAKICAKYKKTVKLPQGLRKCVEITVLVEGKKSLVARFGGIQLKRNLKATILDLPTNRKPAFRNELIKRLLASECEICGAKGDIEVHHIRALKDLKAKGRKEKPQWMQIMSARRRKTLMVCPQCHDAIHAGKPTSKRVS; translated from the coding sequence ATGCGAAACGCCGAAACGATTTTAAGTGTAATCCGAGACAGAGGCTACCGTGGTTTACCTCTGGATGATATCTACAGACAACTTTTCAACCTCAATTTATACCTCTTGGCGTACAGCCGCATCTACAAAAATGATGGGACAATGACGCAAGGAATTACATCAGAGACTGCTGATGGGATGTCCATCAAAAAGATTGAAAACCTCATAGAGGATATTCGCTATGAACGTTTTCGGTGGACACCAGTACGGCGAATTAATATTCCCAAGAAAAATGGAAAAACTCGACCTCTGGGTATTCCCACTTGGAAGGACAAATTGATTCAGGAAGTAATACGTTTAATATTAGAAGCGTACTACGAACCTCAATTTTCTAACAGCAGTCATGGTTTTCGACAAGAGCGCGGATGTCATACGGCACTAACAGTAATAGACCGTACTTGGCAAGGAACTAAATGGTTTATCGAAGGAGATATTCGCGGTTGCTTTGACAATATAGATCATAAAATCTTAATGTCAATCTTACGCGAGACAATCCAAGATAATCGTTTCTTGAGATTGATTGAAAACTTACTCAAGACAGGTTACTGTGAGCAATGGAAATATTATTCCACCCTGAGCGGAACGCCGCAAGGCTCGATTGTATCACCCATACTCGCCAATATCTATCTTGACAAATTCGATAAATTTATCGAACAGATACTCATCCCAGAATATACGCTTGGTAAACATCGGGCAGAAAATCCAGAGTATTCAAAACTCGTAAAACTTGCTTGGTATTACAGGAAAAACGGACAAGTTGATAAAGCGCGTCAACTGGAAATTAAATACCAGAAAATGCCTTCTAAAAATGTTCGTGACCCTGAATACAGAAGGTTAAATTACGTCCGCTATGCAGACGATTTCCTACTTGGTTTTATTGGCTCGTTCCAAGAAGCAAAAGAAATTAAGGAAAAACTCAAGACATTTTTAGCTGAAAATCTCCAGTTGGAACTGTCACCAGAAAAGACCCTGATTACTAATGCTAGGAATGAGGCAGCAAGCTTTCTAGGTTACAAAATTCTAGTCCAATATTCTGACGATAAGCATACCAATGGTAAACGCTCAATCAACGGAATTATTGCACTAAGAATCCCAGCAAGATTTATAGAAGAAAAATGTACCCTATACATGAGGAATGGTAAACCCATTCATCGCCCTGAATTAATAAATGATGATGATTTTACTATTATCAACATTTACCAATCAGAATTTAGAGGGTATGTACAATTCTATAGCCTTGCCCAAAATATTGCATGGCTGCGAAAACTTCAATGGATTATGTCGAGTTCGCTGATGAAAACCCTTGCCTGTAAACACAAAACTAGCGTGGCTAAAATCTGCGCCAAGTATAAGAAGACGGTAAAGCTTCCACAAGGCTTGAGAAAGTGTGTGGAAATAACTGTCCTGGTAGAAGGTAAGAAATCCCTGGTGGCTCGCTTTGGCGGCATCCAATTAAAACGCAACCTAAAAGCAACCATTCTAGACCTGCCAACAAATAGAAAGCCTGCGTTCAGAAATGAACTAATTAAACGGCTTCTTGCTTCAGAATGTGAGATTTGCGGGGCAAAAGGTGATATTGAGGTTCACCATATTCGTGCCCTTAAAGACCTCAAAGCCAAGGGTAGAAAGGAAAAACCGCAATGGATGCAAATTATGTCCGCACGTAGAAGGAAAACTCTCATGGTTTGCCCTCAATGCCATGATGCAATACACGCTGGTAAACCAACATCTAAACGAGTCTCGTGA
- a CDS encoding DnaB-like helicase C-terminal domain-containing protein → MLNSAAQLKFNCLKHKPATLPPTKSPDKGIAEMIVVKQRNGPTGTVKLLFDTQYIKFKNLVRRD, encoded by the coding sequence ATGTTAAACTCCGCCGCGCAACTAAAATTTAATTGTCTTAAACACAAACCTGCAACCCTACCCCCAACAAAGAGCCCTGACAAAGGCATTGCGGAAATGATTGTTGTCAAGCAAAGGAATGGCCCTACTGGTACAGTCAAGCTGCTTTTTGATACCCAGTATATAAAGTTTAAAAATTTAGTTAGACGCGATTAG